In Jejubacter calystegiae, the following are encoded in one genomic region:
- a CDS encoding penicillin-binding protein activator: MVPSKLVRSKAGRCLPVVLAALFFAGCGTQAPEKNTALLQGDAKANSAFYLQQMQQNADNNKTTWQLLAVRALLQEGKTSQATELWKQVPTELTDAQRQEYTLLSAQVKIAAKDYKGATSALDQLDVEQLPASQQARYWQARIDASQGRPSLDLLRALVAQEPLLKGDAKQKNIDATWQALSAMTQEQARALVINADENTLQGWLDLQQVWFTNRRDPKMMQSAIKDWQTRYPQNPAATQLPTALSNAQNYKPASTDKIALLLPLNGQAAVFGRAIQQGFEAAKNAGVSPALPPQSQPAPQDAPDAAPNADQPAQASDADSQQEAASNNDVASPSSAPVDDLTGERSQTPQPQLDSAQQTEEQAPQAPQQQTDAAAATPPQATTAPARPQANIQVYDTSSQPIEQILAQAQRDGASLVVGPLLKNNVNKLASSNSPLNILALNQPENVTPTANICYFALSPEDEARDAANHIWQQGKRAPLLLVPYSALGDRVSKAFVDQWQSLGGGTVLQQKFGSVGELRQKINGGSGIALTGTPVNGSQPADSVTSTPSPVTDSAAGQNSGGVDSAWIMASRNEISLIKPLIAMRTGSHSGVQLYASSRSAQAGSGADFRLEMEGLQFSEISMLAGDNPGLMQQALSASNGDYSLARLYAMGVDAWTIANNFSQMRQQPGYQVNGNTGTLSATPDCVIGRKMVWLRYQQGRIVPAGY, from the coding sequence ATGGTACCGTCTAAATTAGTTCGTTCGAAGGCCGGGCGCTGTCTGCCGGTCGTGCTGGCAGCCCTGTTTTTTGCCGGCTGCGGCACCCAGGCACCGGAAAAAAACACCGCCCTGCTTCAGGGCGACGCTAAGGCCAACTCTGCGTTCTACCTGCAACAAATGCAGCAGAATGCAGATAATAACAAGACGACATGGCAATTACTCGCCGTTCGTGCACTGCTGCAAGAAGGGAAAACCAGCCAGGCCACCGAGCTATGGAAGCAGGTACCCACTGAGCTGACCGACGCACAGCGTCAGGAATATACGTTGCTGAGCGCTCAGGTGAAGATTGCCGCTAAGGACTACAAGGGTGCGACCTCCGCGCTGGACCAGCTCGATGTTGAGCAGCTTCCCGCTTCCCAGCAGGCGCGGTACTGGCAGGCCCGTATCGACGCAAGCCAGGGGCGGCCGTCCCTCGATCTGCTGCGCGCACTGGTAGCCCAGGAGCCCCTGCTGAAGGGCGACGCAAAGCAGAAGAACATCGACGCCACCTGGCAGGCCCTTTCCGCCATGACCCAGGAGCAGGCCAGAGCGCTGGTGATCAACGCCGATGAGAACACCTTACAGGGCTGGCTGGATCTGCAGCAAGTCTGGTTCACCAATCGCCGCGATCCGAAGATGATGCAGTCGGCTATCAAAGACTGGCAGACCCGTTACCCGCAGAACCCGGCTGCAACCCAGTTGCCGACGGCGCTGAGCAACGCCCAGAACTACAAACCGGCTTCCACCGATAAGATTGCGCTACTGCTGCCGTTAAACGGCCAGGCGGCGGTCTTTGGCCGCGCGATTCAGCAGGGCTTTGAGGCGGCGAAAAACGCGGGCGTCAGCCCGGCGCTGCCGCCCCAGTCCCAGCCAGCGCCTCAGGACGCTCCTGACGCCGCCCCCAATGCGGACCAGCCAGCGCAGGCTTCGGATGCCGACAGCCAGCAGGAAGCAGCCAGTAACAACGACGTTGCCAGCCCCTCCTCGGCCCCGGTGGACGATCTGACCGGCGAACGCTCGCAAACCCCGCAGCCGCAGCTGGATTCCGCGCAGCAGACGGAGGAACAGGCCCCGCAGGCGCCGCAACAGCAGACCGACGCGGCCGCAGCTACGCCGCCGCAGGCAACCACCGCCCCGGCGCGCCCGCAGGCCAATATTCAGGTGTACGACACCTCCAGCCAGCCTATTGAGCAGATCCTGGCCCAGGCCCAGCGCGATGGCGCCTCGCTGGTGGTGGGACCGCTGCTGAAAAACAACGTCAATAAACTGGCGTCCAGCAACAGTCCGCTCAATATTCTGGCGCTGAACCAGCCGGAAAACGTCACCCCCACAGCGAACATCTGCTACTTTGCGCTGTCGCCAGAAGATGAAGCGCGCGATGCCGCCAATCACATCTGGCAGCAGGGCAAGCGCGCTCCGCTGCTGCTGGTGCCCTACAGCGCCCTGGGCGATCGGGTCTCTAAAGCCTTCGTCGATCAGTGGCAGAGCCTGGGCGGCGGTACCGTCCTGCAGCAGAAATTCGGCTCGGTCGGTGAGCTGCGCCAGAAAATCAACGGCGGCTCCGGCATTGCGCTGACCGGTACTCCGGTAAACGGTAGCCAACCGGCAGACAGCGTCACCAGCACGCCGTCGCCGGTAACGGATAGCGCAGCCGGTCAGAACAGCGGCGGCGTGGATTCCGCCTGGATTATGGCCAGCCGTAACGAGATTTCACTGATTAAGCCGCTTATCGCAATGCGTACCGGCAGCCACAGCGGCGTCCAGCTCTATGCCAGCTCGCGTAGCGCCCAGGCCGGTTCCGGGGCCGACTTCCGTCTGGAAATGGAAGGACTGCAGTTCAGCGAAATCTCCATGCTGGCTGGCGATAACCCCGGCCTGATGCAGCAGGCGTTAAGCGCTTCCAACGGCGACTACTCGCTGGCGCGCCTGTACGCTATGG
- the rsmI gene encoding 16S rRNA (cytidine(1402)-2'-O)-methyltransferase translates to MKQHDSTAISGGTLYIVPTPIGNLGDITQRALEVLQAVDLIAAEDTRHTGLLLQHFAINARLFALHDHNEQQKAEILRSRLQEGQSIALVSDAGTPLINDPGYHLVRACREAGIKVVPLPGPCAAITALSAAGLPSDRFCYEGFLPAKSKGRRDALQALENEPRTLIFYESTHRLLESLEDIRSVLGDTRYVVLARELTKTWETIHGAPAAELLAWVKEDENRRKGEMVLIVEGHKAQEEALPADALRTLALLQAELPLKKAAQLTAEIHGVKKNALYKYALEQQGE, encoded by the coding sequence ATGAAACAACACGATTCAACGGCGATTTCTGGCGGTACGCTTTATATTGTGCCTACGCCCATCGGCAATCTGGGCGACATCACGCAGCGTGCGCTGGAGGTGTTGCAGGCCGTTGATCTCATTGCCGCGGAGGATACCCGCCATACCGGGCTGTTGCTACAGCATTTTGCGATTAATGCGCGTCTGTTCGCGCTACATGACCACAATGAGCAGCAAAAAGCGGAAATTTTGCGTAGCAGATTGCAGGAAGGGCAAAGCATTGCCCTGGTTTCCGATGCCGGCACGCCGCTGATTAACGATCCTGGCTATCATCTGGTGCGTGCCTGTCGGGAAGCGGGGATTAAAGTGGTGCCGCTGCCGGGCCCCTGCGCGGCCATTACCGCCCTGAGCGCCGCCGGTCTGCCTTCCGATCGCTTCTGTTACGAGGGATTTCTGCCTGCGAAATCGAAAGGGCGCCGCGATGCGCTTCAGGCGCTGGAAAACGAGCCGCGCACTCTGATCTTCTACGAATCCACCCATCGACTGCTGGAAAGCCTGGAAGATATCCGCAGCGTATTGGGCGATACGCGCTATGTGGTGCTGGCGCGCGAACTGACCAAAACCTGGGAGACCATTCACGGCGCGCCGGCGGCAGAGCTGCTGGCGTGGGTGAAAGAGGATGAAAATCGCCGCAAGGGCGAGATGGTGCTGATCGTCGAGGGCCATAAGGCGCAGGAAGAGGCGCTGCCCGCCGATGCCCTGCGCACCCTGGCGCTGTTGCAGGCCGAACTGCCGCTGAAAAAGGCGGCCCAGCTAACGGCCGAAATCCACGGCGTGAAGAAAAACGCGCTGTATAAATACGCGCTGGAGCAGCAGGGAGAATAA
- a CDS encoding Fic family protein, with protein sequence MSRYQPPLTITPSVLNLVVEIGELLGFWAAQAGRASPLLRKENRIRTIQASLAIEHNSLTTGQVTAIMDGKRVLAPEKEIQEVRNAILAYDKMPAWKAWRLQDLLSAHRLLMTGLVDSPGQVRQGDVGIYRGSQLVHMAPPASQLSRLLDDLLSWLRSTELHPLIASSVFHYEFEFIHPFLDGNGRMGRLWQTLILSQWRIELSWLPVETLIHHQQQRYYQILRECDKASDCSAFVEFMLMNIRSALQEGIAQKANVSEQMSEQMSEQKTYFPTSMEVRILQQLKQEPRLTAANLAAVLGVSARTVERHLQKLQHEGKLQRAGARKGGFWRIL encoded by the coding sequence TTGAGCCGCTATCAGCCGCCTTTAACCATTACGCCATCAGTCCTCAATCTGGTTGTTGAGATAGGTGAACTGCTAGGTTTTTGGGCGGCTCAGGCGGGAAGAGCGTCGCCGTTACTGCGTAAAGAGAACCGAATCCGTACTATTCAGGCATCGCTGGCCATTGAGCATAACTCGTTAACCACCGGGCAGGTGACTGCGATTATGGACGGGAAGCGTGTGCTGGCGCCTGAAAAAGAGATTCAGGAGGTACGGAATGCCATTCTGGCTTATGACAAAATGCCCGCCTGGAAGGCCTGGCGCCTTCAGGATCTTCTTAGCGCACATCGCCTGCTGATGACCGGCCTGGTGGATTCCCCCGGGCAAGTCAGGCAGGGCGATGTAGGTATATATCGTGGCAGCCAACTGGTACATATGGCTCCTCCTGCATCTCAGCTTTCGCGTCTGCTGGACGATCTTCTTTCCTGGCTTCGGAGTACGGAGCTGCACCCGCTGATTGCCAGTTCTGTATTTCATTATGAATTTGAATTTATTCACCCTTTCCTGGATGGTAACGGGCGCATGGGGCGGCTGTGGCAAACGCTGATCCTGAGCCAATGGCGTATTGAACTATCCTGGTTGCCAGTGGAAACCCTGATCCATCATCAACAGCAGCGCTATTACCAGATACTGAGAGAATGTGATAAAGCCAGTGACTGCTCTGCATTTGTTGAGTTTATGCTGATGAATATCCGCTCGGCACTGCAGGAAGGGATAGCGCAAAAGGCGAATGTGTCGGAACAAATGTCGGAACAAATGTCGGAACAAAAAACGTATTTTCCGACGTCGATGGAAGTCCGCATTCTCCAGCAGTTGAAACAGGAACCGCGCTTAACGGCTGCTAATCTGGCGGCAGTGCTAGGGGTCAGTGCCAGAACAGTGGAGCGTCATTTGCAAAAACTGCAGCACGAAGGGAAGTTACAGCGCGCAGGTGCGAGAAAAGGCGGATTTTGGCGCATTCTGTAA
- the garD gene encoding galactarate dehydratase, with the protein MSNPEIAQPVSLPFYIRVNPQDNVAIIVNDGGLKAGTHFPDGLTLTEHIPQGHKVALTDIADGGAIVRYGEIIGYALRAIPQGSWIDESLVALPEAPPLESLPLANRVPEPLPPLDGYTFEGYRNADGSVGTKNLLGITTSVQCVSGVVDYVVKIIERDLLPEYPNVDGVVGLNHLYGCGVAINAPAAVIPIRTIHNLALNPNFGGEVMVVGLGCEKLQPERLLQGTEDVTPIAVDAASVVRLQDEHHQGFRSMVDDILAVARRHLEKLNQRTRETCPASELVVGMQCGGSDAFSGVTANPAVGFASDLLVRCGATVMFSEVTEVRDAIHLLTPRAADVEVGKRLLEEMAWYDDYLNAGRTDRSANPSPGNKKGGLANVVEKALGSIAKSGQSAIAEVLSPGQRPTRRGLIYAATPASDFVCGTQQVASGITLQVFTTGRGTPYGLVAVPVIKMATRSELARRWYDLMDINAGTIATGEESIEEVGWRLFHLILDVASGRKKTFSDQWGLHNQLAVFNPAPVT; encoded by the coding sequence ATGAGCAATCCGGAAATCGCACAACCCGTATCGCTGCCGTTTTACATCCGGGTTAACCCCCAGGATAACGTCGCCATCATCGTCAACGACGGCGGCCTGAAGGCCGGAACCCATTTTCCGGACGGTCTGACGCTAACCGAACACATTCCTCAGGGTCATAAGGTCGCCCTGACGGATATCGCCGACGGCGGCGCCATCGTGCGCTATGGCGAGATCATCGGCTATGCGCTGCGCGCCATTCCCCAGGGAAGCTGGATCGACGAATCGCTGGTCGCCCTGCCCGAAGCGCCGCCGCTGGAAAGCCTGCCCCTGGCAAACCGGGTACCGGAACCGCTGCCGCCCCTGGATGGCTACACTTTCGAAGGCTACCGCAATGCCGACGGCAGCGTAGGCACCAAAAATCTGCTGGGCATTACCACCAGCGTCCAGTGCGTTTCCGGCGTGGTGGACTATGTGGTGAAGATTATCGAGCGCGATCTGCTGCCTGAATATCCCAACGTCGATGGCGTGGTGGGGCTTAATCACCTCTACGGCTGCGGCGTGGCGATTAACGCGCCGGCTGCCGTCATCCCCATCCGTACCATCCATAATCTGGCCCTGAACCCGAACTTCGGCGGCGAAGTGATGGTGGTGGGGCTGGGTTGCGAAAAGCTCCAGCCGGAACGGCTGCTGCAGGGAACCGAAGATGTCACGCCCATTGCCGTAGACGCCGCAAGCGTGGTGCGGCTGCAGGATGAACATCACCAGGGTTTCCGCTCGATGGTGGACGATATCCTGGCGGTAGCCCGCCGCCATCTGGAAAAACTGAATCAGCGGACCCGCGAAACTTGCCCGGCATCTGAACTGGTGGTGGGAATGCAGTGCGGCGGCAGCGATGCGTTTTCTGGCGTCACCGCGAACCCGGCAGTGGGTTTTGCCTCGGACCTGCTGGTGCGCTGCGGCGCTACGGTGATGTTTTCCGAAGTCACCGAGGTACGCGACGCCATCCATCTGCTCACCCCGCGCGCCGCCGATGTGGAGGTAGGGAAAAGGCTGCTGGAAGAGATGGCCTGGTACGACGACTACCTGAATGCCGGACGCACCGACCGCAGCGCCAACCCGTCACCGGGCAACAAGAAAGGGGGGCTGGCGAACGTGGTGGAAAAGGCGCTGGGCTCCATCGCTAAATCGGGCCAGAGCGCCATCGCCGAAGTGCTGTCACCCGGCCAGCGCCCTACCCGCCGTGGCCTGATCTACGCCGCCACCCCGGCCAGCGACTTCGTCTGCGGCACCCAGCAGGTGGCATCCGGCATTACCTTACAGGTCTTCACCACCGGACGCGGCACTCCCTACGGTCTGGTGGCAGTACCGGTCATCAAGATGGCGACCCGCAGCGAGCTGGCCAGACGCTGGTATGACTTAATGGATATCAATGCCGGTACCATCGCCACCGGCGAGGAGAGCATCGAAGAGGTAGGCTGGCGCCTGTTTCACCTGATTCTTGACGTGGCGAGCGGCCGTAAAAAGACCTTTTCCGACCAGTGGGGGCTGCACAACCAGCTGGCGGTGTTCAACCCGGCGCCGGTGACCTGA
- the garL gene encoding 2-dehydro-3-deoxyglucarate aldolase, translated as MNKNIFPNPFKAALAAQQIQIGCWSALANPISTEVLGLAGFDWIVLDGEHAPNDITTFIPQLMALQGSGSAPVVRAPTNDPVVIKRLLDIGFYNFLIPFVETAEEARQAVASTRYPPQGIRGVSVSHRSNCYGTAPDYFRQINDNISVLVQIESQLGVDNLDAIADTDGVDGIFVGPGDLSAALGYLGEPGHPEVQRVITHIFERARAHGKPSGILAPVEADARRYLEWGATFVAVGSDLGVFRAATQNLADRFKK; from the coding sequence ATGAATAAAAATATCTTTCCTAACCCCTTTAAGGCTGCCCTGGCAGCACAGCAGATTCAGATTGGCTGCTGGAGCGCGCTGGCGAACCCCATCAGCACCGAGGTGCTGGGCCTGGCGGGTTTCGACTGGATCGTGCTGGACGGCGAACATGCTCCAAACGATATCACCACCTTTATTCCCCAACTGATGGCCTTGCAGGGTAGCGGTAGCGCGCCGGTTGTACGGGCGCCGACCAACGATCCGGTGGTTATCAAGCGGCTGTTGGACATCGGTTTTTATAACTTCCTGATCCCTTTTGTCGAAACCGCGGAAGAGGCGCGACAGGCGGTGGCGTCCACCCGCTATCCGCCTCAGGGGATTCGCGGCGTGTCGGTTTCGCATCGTAGTAACTGCTACGGCACGGCGCCGGACTACTTCCGCCAGATCAACGACAACATCAGCGTGCTGGTGCAGATAGAAAGCCAGTTGGGGGTCGATAACCTGGATGCCATTGCTGACACCGACGGCGTGGACGGTATTTTCGTGGGGCCCGGCGATCTTTCGGCCGCGCTGGGGTATTTGGGCGAGCCGGGGCATCCGGAGGTTCAGCGGGTCATTACCCATATCTTTGAGCGCGCCAGGGCGCACGGCAAGCCTTCCGGCATTCTGGCGCCGGTAGAGGCGGACGCCCGACGCTACCTGGAGTGGGGCGCCACCTTTGTGGCGGTGGGCAGCGATCTTGGGGTCTTCCGCGCCGCCACCCAGAATCTGGCGGACCGCTTTAAAAAGTAA
- the garR gene encoding 2-hydroxy-3-oxopropionate reductase, producing the protein MTVKVGFIGLGIMGKPMSKNLIKAGYSLVVLDHNREATAELVEIGAGSAATPKEVAAQCDVVITMLPNSPQVTEVALGENGLIEGAHPGLTLIDMSSIAPLASRDISAALQAKGVSMLDAPVSGGEPKAIDGTLSVMVGGDKAVFDQYYDLMKAMAGSVVHTGEIGAGNVTKLANQVIVALNIAAMSEALVLATKAGVNPELVYQAIRGGLAGSTVLDAKAPMVLERNFKPGFRIDLHIKDLANALDTSHGVGAQLPLTAAVMEMMQALRADGHGTSDHSALARYYENLAKVEVSK; encoded by the coding sequence ATGACAGTAAAAGTGGGTTTCATTGGCCTGGGGATCATGGGCAAACCGATGAGCAAAAACCTGATCAAAGCGGGTTATTCGCTGGTGGTGCTGGATCATAACCGGGAGGCTACGGCGGAACTGGTTGAAATCGGTGCAGGTAGCGCGGCGACCCCTAAAGAGGTGGCGGCTCAGTGTGACGTGGTGATTACCATGCTGCCGAACTCGCCTCAGGTCACCGAGGTGGCATTAGGAGAAAACGGTCTGATCGAAGGGGCGCATCCGGGGCTGACTCTTATTGATATGAGCTCCATTGCGCCGCTGGCGAGCCGCGATATCAGCGCTGCGCTGCAGGCCAAAGGCGTTAGCATGCTGGATGCGCCGGTAAGCGGCGGCGAGCCGAAAGCGATTGATGGCACCCTCTCAGTGATGGTGGGCGGCGATAAAGCGGTATTCGATCAATATTACGATCTGATGAAAGCGATGGCCGGTTCGGTGGTGCATACCGGGGAGATTGGCGCCGGTAACGTGACCAAACTGGCTAATCAGGTGATTGTGGCGCTGAATATCGCCGCCATGTCCGAAGCGCTGGTATTGGCTACCAAGGCCGGGGTCAATCCCGAACTGGTCTATCAGGCGATTCGCGGCGGGCTGGCGGGCAGTACGGTACTGGATGCTAAAGCGCCGATGGTGCTGGAGCGTAACTTCAAGCCGGGTTTCCGTATCGATCTGCATATCAAAGATCTGGCGAACGCACTGGATACTTCCCACGGCGTGGGGGCTCAGTTGCCGCTGACCGCGGCGGTAATGGAAATGATGCAGGCGCTGCGTGCCGATGGTCATGGTACCTCCGACCACAGCGCGCTGGCTCGCTACTATGAGAACCTGGCAAAGGTTGAAGTCAGTAAGTAA
- a CDS encoding glycerate kinase has translation MKIVIAPDSYKESLPAAQVAQAIEKGFREIFPEAEYVCVPVADGGEGTVEAMIAATQGRWMQERVTGPLSEPVTASWGLSGDGHTAFIEMAEASGLALVPQAARDPRLTTSRGTGELILAALESGARRIIIGIGGSATNDGGAGMVQALGARLLDGNGREIGPGGGALASLNRIDLTRLDSRLKRCEILVACDVTNPLTGENGASCIFGPQKGADAQMILLLDENLAHYAMVIEQTLNIDVTRAPGAGAAGGMGAALLAFLGAELKSGVEIVTGALNLEEHIHNCTLVVTGEGRMDSQSVQGKVPVGVANVAAKYHKPVIGIAGSLASDVAVVHRHGIDAVFSVLNGIVTLEEALDNAFDNIYRTARNVAATVRAGMSGAA, from the coding sequence ATGAAAATCGTAATCGCACCCGACTCGTATAAAGAGAGCCTTCCCGCAGCCCAGGTGGCGCAGGCCATTGAAAAGGGATTTCGGGAGATCTTTCCCGAGGCGGAGTATGTCTGCGTGCCGGTCGCCGACGGCGGCGAGGGAACGGTGGAGGCCATGATTGCCGCGACGCAAGGGCGCTGGATGCAGGAACGGGTGACCGGACCGCTGAGCGAGCCGGTCACCGCTAGCTGGGGACTTTCCGGTGACGGCCATACCGCCTTTATTGAGATGGCGGAGGCCAGCGGTCTGGCGCTGGTGCCGCAGGCGGCGCGCGATCCGCGGCTGACGACTTCACGCGGTACCGGCGAGCTGATTCTGGCGGCGCTGGAAAGCGGCGCCCGGCGGATTATTATCGGCATCGGCGGCAGCGCCACTAACGACGGCGGGGCCGGTATGGTTCAGGCGCTGGGAGCCCGGCTGCTGGATGGCAACGGCCGCGAGATTGGTCCGGGCGGCGGCGCGCTGGCGTCGTTGAATCGCATCGATCTAACTCGCCTGGACTCGCGGCTGAAGCGCTGCGAGATCCTGGTGGCCTGCGACGTTACCAATCCGCTGACCGGCGAGAATGGCGCATCCTGTATCTTTGGGCCCCAGAAGGGCGCCGATGCGCAGATGATTCTCCTGCTCGACGAAAACCTGGCGCACTACGCGATGGTGATTGAGCAGACCCTGAATATTGATGTGACCCGGGCGCCAGGCGCGGGCGCCGCTGGCGGTATGGGCGCGGCGCTGCTGGCGTTCCTGGGTGCGGAGCTGAAAAGCGGGGTGGAGATTGTCACCGGCGCGCTGAATCTTGAAGAGCACATCCATAACTGCACCCTGGTGGTGACCGGCGAAGGGCGCATGGACAGCCAGAGCGTGCAGGGCAAGGTGCCGGTCGGTGTGGCCAATGTGGCCGCGAAATACCATAAGCCGGTAATCGGCATTGCCGGTAGCCTGGCGTCGGATGTTGCGGTAGTGCATCGGCACGGTATCGATGCGGTCTTTAGCGTACTGAATGGCATTGTGACGCTGGAAGAGGCGCTGGATAACGCCTTCGACAATATTTACCGTACCGCGCGTAACGTGGCGGCTACGGTTCGGGCCGGAATGTCCGGCGCGGCGTGA
- a CDS encoding OmpH family outer membrane protein, protein MKWNVFLKGALVASLVIAAAGCDNASKQSKGAAWVDVSQAISDSPLAEQEKTRLETVKNLLLKAEQEANKSYEGMDKAKADQARSSDAVTINRQWNLEQRAARVALLKEVRTAVEEVRKKNNYTVIVDGGAVLAADPASDVTKQVVESLKSAKVDFGELPAVTIKNEPDSK, encoded by the coding sequence ATGAAATGGAATGTTTTTCTGAAGGGGGCGCTCGTGGCTTCACTGGTTATCGCCGCTGCGGGTTGCGATAACGCCAGCAAACAGAGCAAAGGCGCGGCCTGGGTCGATGTCTCTCAGGCGATTAGCGACTCGCCGCTGGCGGAGCAGGAGAAAACGCGCCTTGAGACCGTGAAAAATCTGCTGCTGAAGGCGGAGCAGGAGGCGAATAAAAGCTACGAAGGGATGGATAAAGCCAAAGCCGATCAGGCCAGAAGCTCGGATGCCGTCACCATTAACCGGCAGTGGAACCTGGAGCAGCGAGCGGCGCGCGTGGCGCTGCTGAAGGAGGTACGTACGGCGGTTGAAGAGGTGCGCAAAAAGAACAACTACACCGTGATCGTTGACGGTGGCGCGGTACTGGCGGCCGACCCTGCCAGCGATGTCACCAAACAGGTAGTTGAGTCGTTGAAATCGGCAAAGGTCGACTTTGGCGAGCTGCCGGCCGTGACCATCAAGAACGAGCCGGACAGCAAGTAA
- a CDS encoding pirin family protein, translating into MITPRTAGQCGKADYGWLQARYTFSFGHYFDPELLGYASLRVLNQEVLAPDAAFQPRTYPRVDILNLVLDGEAEYRDSEGNHVQVSAGEALLISTQQGISYSEHNLSKSHSLTRMQLWLDACPERENPLWQKVSLNGQRSQLLASPDGQNGSLMLRQQVWLHHVELEQGESQAFQLHGPRAYLQSIHGTLHAVTPQEEKKALTCGDGAFIRDESQLTLVADTRLRGLLIDLPV; encoded by the coding sequence ATGATTACCCCAAGAACAGCCGGACAGTGCGGTAAAGCTGACTATGGATGGTTACAGGCCCGCTACACATTTTCGTTCGGTCACTATTTCGATCCCGAGCTGCTGGGCTATGCATCACTGCGGGTGCTAAACCAGGAAGTGCTTGCCCCCGATGCCGCTTTTCAGCCGCGTACCTATCCCAGGGTGGATATCCTGAATCTGGTGCTCGACGGCGAGGCGGAGTATCGCGACAGCGAGGGCAATCACGTTCAGGTGAGCGCGGGCGAAGCCCTGCTTATCTCTACCCAGCAGGGTATCAGCTACAGCGAACACAACCTGAGCAAAAGCCACTCCCTGACGCGCATGCAGCTATGGCTGGACGCCTGCCCCGAGCGGGAAAATCCCCTGTGGCAGAAGGTGTCGCTCAACGGTCAGCGCAGCCAGCTGCTGGCATCGCCAGACGGCCAGAACGGTAGCCTGATGCTGCGCCAGCAGGTGTGGTTGCACCATGTGGAACTGGAGCAGGGCGAAAGCCAGGCCTTTCAGCTACACGGTCCGCGAGCTTATCTGCAATCGATTCACGGCACGCTGCATGCCGTCACGCCCCAGGAAGAAAAAAAGGCGCTCACCTGCGGCGATGGCGCCTTTATTCGCGATGAATCTCAGCTTACTCTGGTCGCCGATACCCGGCTGCGCGGTCTGTTGATTGACCTGCCAGTGTAG
- a CDS encoding LysR family transcriptional regulator — protein MAKDRALTLEALRVMDAIDRRGSFAAAADELGRVPSALSYTMQKLEEELDVVLFDRSGHRTKFTNVGRMLLERGRMLLEAADKLTTDAEALARGWETHLTIVTEALVPTATFFPLVERLAAKADTQLSILTEVLAGAWERLEQGRADIVVAPDMHFRSSSEINSRKLYSLKSVYVAAPDHPIHQEPEPLSEVTRVKYRGVAVADTARERPVLTVQLLDKQPRLTISSMENKRQALLAGLGVATMPWPLVAQDIAEGRLRVVSPESTAEVDIIMAWRRDSMGEAKSWCLREIPKLFSAK, from the coding sequence ATGGCCAAAGATAGGGCGCTTACGCTGGAAGCGTTGCGGGTAATGGACGCGATCGACAGACGCGGCAGCTTTGCCGCGGCGGCGGATGAACTGGGGCGGGTTCCTTCAGCCCTGAGTTACACCATGCAGAAGCTGGAAGAAGAGCTGGATGTGGTGCTGTTCGATCGTTCCGGCCACCGGACTAAATTCACCAATGTGGGACGCATGCTGCTGGAGCGCGGGCGCATGTTGCTGGAAGCGGCGGACAAGCTCACCACCGATGCCGAAGCGCTGGCCCGGGGCTGGGAAACTCACCTGACCATTGTGACCGAGGCCCTGGTGCCCACCGCCACCTTTTTCCCGCTGGTGGAGCGGCTGGCGGCAAAGGCCGATACCCAACTGTCGATCCTGACCGAAGTCCTGGCTGGCGCCTGGGAGCGGCTGGAGCAGGGGCGCGCCGATATTGTGGTTGCGCCGGATATGCACTTCCGTTCGTCGTCCGAGATCAATTCGCGCAAGCTCTATTCCCTGAAAAGCGTCTATGTGGCGGCGCCGGATCATCCCATCCATCAGGAGCCGGAGCCGCTCTCTGAAGTGACCCGGGTGAAATATCGCGGCGTGGCGGTGGCGGATACCGCCCGTGAACGTCCGGTATTAACCGTACAGCTATTGGATAAACAGCCGCGTCTGACCATCAGCTCTATGGAAAATAAACGCCAGGCGCTGCTGGCCGGGTTAGGGGTGGCGACCATGCCCTGGCCGCTGGTGGCGCAGGACATTGCCGAAGGGCGACTGCGGGTGGTTAGCCCGGAATCCACCGCTGAGGTCGATATTATTATGGCCTGGCGGCGCGACAGCATGGGGGAAGCCAAGTCCTGGTGTCTGCGGGAAATTCCCAAGCTGTTCAGCGCGAAATAA